Within the Bacillota bacterium genome, the region GCAAAGCTCCCACCAAACCGGGACCATAGGTGACGGCAATGGCCGACAGATCCGACAACCCCACACCGGCTTCCTCCAGGGCAGTATCCACCACCGGGAGGATCAGCTCGATGTGTTTCCGGGAGGCTACCTCGGGAACCACACCGCCAAAGCGCCGATGTAAATCGATTTGCGATGATATTACATTTGAAGCTATTTCTCTGCCGCCAACGATGACCGCGGCTGCGGTCTCGTCACAACTGGTTTCAATTCCCAATACTAGATCATTACTTTTCAACGTCGATTTCCTTCCACATTATTAGAGCATCTTCATGATCGTCTTGGTAGTATCCAGGCCGAATCCCCACCCCAACAAATCCCATGGAACGATAAAGATGTTGGGCCACGTGGTTAGACACCCGCACTTCTAGGGTCAGGCGCTCTCCTCCAAAGCCACTGACTAACTTCTCGATTGCCTGCAGCAGCAAACGCCCGACACCCTGGTTGCGCCACTGGGGGTGAACGGCAACATTGGTGATATGGCCTTCACCGCCGATGAGCCATACCCCAATGTATCCGATCACCGCATCCTTATATCTAGCCACCAGGTAATGGGCCCGATCGTTGTCCCTTAGCTCCGAGGTATAGGCCTGCCGGGACCAGGGAGTAGTAAAGGATTGTCTCTCGATGGCCAACACTTCCGGGATGTCCTCTAGGGTCATAAAATCAATCTGCACTACTTCTCCTGGGGTCCGCTGATTCACTGACATGCTTCCCATTTAATCTCGGCCTCCGATTTGCGAAGATACAAAGGCACCAATGTCATTGGATCGGTAGTAACACCCTTGCGCAAATACTCCTGCCCCACCTCGACCACGGCAGCCGCCCGCAGCAATGCACCGGAGCCCGGGGGGATAGTAATCTTGCCTGCTTGAATAAAGGGCTTGAGCAGCTCCAAATTACGCAAGGCCCCATCGCCGGCCACCACAATGGAAGTCGACCCATACTGGGCCTCCAGCTGCTCCAGCAAGTCCTTCACCG harbors:
- the rimI gene encoding ribosomal protein S18-alanine N-acetyltransferase gives rise to the protein MSVNQRTPGEVVQIDFMTLEDIPEVLAIERQSFTTPWSRQAYTSELRDNDRAHYLVARYKDAVIGYIGVWLIGGEGHITNVAVHPQWRNQGVGRLLLQAIEKLVSGFGGERLTLEVRVSNHVAQHLYRSMGFVGVGIRPGYYQDDHEDALIMWKEIDVEK